The following are encoded together in the Microterricola viridarii genome:
- a CDS encoding DUF6264 family protein, whose product MSQSRRARPRARARLRVWDVALSSVFVLVLLVATGVSALVSLNLPMAASGCGEGCSPAQMQTGYLIALVLPPILAIVAIVITIARLRLRRIAYWVPLVGTVAVGLGLLLGSWIALSALPRFLTF is encoded by the coding sequence ATGAGCCAATCTCGTCGCGCCCGTCCCCGTGCCCGCGCACGCCTCCGCGTTTGGGACGTCGCCCTCTCCTCCGTGTTCGTCCTCGTACTGCTCGTGGCAACCGGCGTCTCGGCATTGGTCAGCCTGAACCTCCCGATGGCCGCGAGCGGCTGCGGCGAAGGGTGCAGCCCCGCGCAGATGCAGACGGGCTACCTCATCGCCCTGGTGCTGCCCCCCATCCTCGCCATCGTGGCAATCGTCATCACGATCGCCCGCCTGCGCCTGCGCCGGATCGCCTACTGGGTTCCGCTGGTCGGAACCGTCGCAGTGGGGCTCGGCCTGCTGCTGGGCAGCTGGATCGCACTGAGCGCACTCCCCCGCTTCCTCACGTTCTAG
- a CDS encoding Lrp/AsnC family transcriptional regulator produces MSVIEASRRLGVARPTVQARLTRMHEQGVIERIEPRLNPASFGYPVTAITHVELDQAVGYSVALELLRQIPEVIDMYTTSGDSDVVIRMVARSNSDLQRVFDDIMQSRAVTRTRSSIVLETHFENKVMPLLAAAVADQATADRRRTVPRHGDEAVGAAQDTRPASRSPRT; encoded by the coding sequence GTGAGCGTGATCGAAGCGTCGCGCCGGCTCGGCGTCGCGCGCCCGACCGTGCAGGCGCGGCTCACCCGCATGCACGAGCAGGGGGTGATCGAGCGGATCGAGCCCCGGCTGAACCCAGCTTCGTTCGGCTACCCGGTGACGGCGATCACCCATGTGGAGCTCGACCAGGCCGTCGGCTACTCCGTGGCCCTGGAGCTGTTGCGCCAGATCCCCGAGGTCATCGACATGTACACGACGTCTGGCGACAGCGACGTGGTCATCCGCATGGTGGCGCGCTCCAACTCCGACCTGCAGCGCGTCTTCGACGACATCATGCAGTCGCGGGCGGTCACGCGCACGCGCAGCTCGATCGTGCTGGAGACGCACTTCGAGAACAAGGTGATGCCGCTGCTCGCGGCCGCCGTCGCAGACCAGGCGACGGCCGACCGGCGCCGCACCGTGCCGCGCCACGGCGACGAGGCTGTCGGGGCGGCGCAGGACACCCGGCCCGCGTCGCGCAGCCCTAGAACGTGA